cTTGGGCATTTTCACCTTGGGCATTTTCAGGTGCCAGTCTGGGCCATGAACGTCCACATCTGGGACATCAATGTCCATTTTGGGGCCCTTGATGTCAACTTCAGGGCCCTTGAGGTCACCTTCCACCTTAGGCAGAGAAACATCCACATCTCCCTTTACTTTGGGTCCTTTCAGATTTAAGTCAAGGTCAGGCATGGAGATCTTGGGAGCTTTGATGTTCATCTCTGGCATCTTGAACTTGGGACCCTTCAGTTTTGCATCTGGACCTTCAATGTTCACATCTGGAACATCAATGTCCACCTTGGGTCCGGAGACGTCTATGTCGGCCTTGGGCAGGTTCACATCCACTTCTGGGCCCTCTCctttgaagccaggcatgctgaacTTGGGCATTTTCACCTTGGGCATTTTCAGGTGCCAGTCTGGGCCATGAACGTCCACATCTGGGACATCAATGTCCACTTTGGGGCCCTTGATGTCAACTTCAGGGCCCTTGAGGTCACCTTCAACTTTGGGCAGAGAGACGTCCACATCACCCTTTACCTTGGGGCCCTTCAGATTCAGGTCAACTTCAGGCATGGAGATCTTGGGTGCCTTGAGGTGCAGGTCAGGCATTTTAAACTTGGGACCCTTCAGTTTTCCTTCTGGACCATGAATGTCAATGTCAGGAGTATCTATGTCCAGCGTAGGGCCTTTAACATCTATTTTTGGGCCTTTCAGATCTCCTTCCAATTTAGGGATGGAAGTATCCAAATCTCCTTTTATCTTAGGTCCTTTCAAGTTCAAATCAATGTCACTCATGGAGATTTGTGGGGTTTTGAAGTGGACATCAGGCATCTTAAATTTGGGTCCTTTGAGCTTCCCTTCAGGACCTTCAATGTCCACCTCTGGCCCTTTCAGATCGCCTTCTACCTTAGGCAGTGAAAGGTCCACATCACCCTTTACGTTTGGCCCTTTCAGATTTAAGTCAAAGTCAGGCATGGAGATCTTTGGGGCTTTAATGTTAATCTCTGGCATCTTAAATTTAGGCCCCTTCAGTTTTCCTTCTGGGCCTTCAATACTAACATCAGGAGCATCAATATCCAGTTTGGGGCCTTTGATGTCCATCTCAGGGGCCTTGAGATCACCCTCAACTTTGGGCAGAGAGATATCAACATCACCCTTCATTTTGGGACCCTTCAGATTGAAGTCAAGGTCAGGCATGGAGATCTTGGGAGCTTTGATGTTCATCTCTGGCATCTTGAACTTGGGGCCCTTCAGTTTTGCGTCTGGACCTTCAATGTTCACATCTGGAACATCAATGTCCACCTTGGGTCCTGAGACATCTATGTCGGCCTTGGGCAGGTTCACATCCACTTCTGGGCCCTCTCCCttgaagccaggcatgctgaacTTGGGCATTTTCACCTTGGGCATTTTCAGGTGCCAGTCTGGGCCATGAACGTCCACATCTGGGACATCAATGTCCACTTTGGGGCCCTTGATGTCAACTTCAGGGCCCTTGAGGTCACCTTCCACCTTAGTCAGAGAAACATCCACATCTCCCTTTACTTTGGGTCCTTTCAGATTTAAGTCAAGGTCAGGCATGGAGATCTTGGGAGCTTTGATGTTCATCTCTGGCATCTTGAACTTGGGACCCTTCAGTTTTGCATCTGGACCTTCAATGTTCACATCTGGAACATCAATGTCCACCTTGGGTCCGGAGACGTCTATGTCGGCCTTGGGCAGGTTCACATCCACTTCTGGGCCCTCTCctttgaagccaggcatgctgaacTTGGGCATTTTCACCTTGGGCATTTTCAGGTGCCAGTCTGGGCCATGAACGTCCACATCTGGGACATCAATGTCCACTTTCGGGCCTTTGATGTCAACTTCAGGGCCCTTGAGGTCACCTTCAACTTTGGGCAGAGAGACGTCCACATCACCCTTTACCTTGGGGCCCTTCAGATTCAGGTCAACTTCAGGCATGGAGATCTTGGGTGCCTTGAGGTGCAGGTCAGGCATTTTAAACTTGGGACCCTTCAGTTTTCCTTCTGGACCATGAATATCAATGTCGGGAGTGTCTATGTCCACCTTGGGACCTGATATGTCAATGTCAGCTTTAGGCAGGTTCACATCCACTTCTGGGCCCTCTCctttgaagccaggcatgctAATCTTGGGCATTTTTATCTTGGGCATCTTCAGGTGCCAGTCTGGGCCATGAACGTTCACATCTGGAGCATCAATGTCCACTTTGGGGCCTTTGATGTCAACTTCAGGGGCCTTTAGGTCACCTTCTACCTTAGGCAGAGAAACATCCATATCTCCTTTCACCTTAGGGCCTTTCAGGTGTAAATCAAAGTCAGGCATGGAGATCTTGGGGGCTTTGATGTTCATCTCTGGCATCTTGAACTTAGGACCTTTCAACTTTCCATCTGGTCCTTCAAGGTTAACATCAGGGCCTTCAATGTCCACTTTGGGGGCTGACACATCAATGTCAGCCTTGGGCAGGTTCACATCCACTTCCGGGCCCTCTCctttgaagccaggcatgctgaTCTTGGGCATTTTTATCTTAGGCATCTTCAGGTGCCAGTCTGGGCCTTGAACGTCCACATCTGGAGCCTCAATGTCCACTTTGGGGCCTTTGATGTCAACCTCAGGGCCCTTGAGATCACCTTCCACCTTAGGCAGAGAAATATCCACATCCCCCTTTACTTTGGGTCCTTTCAGGTTTAAGTCAATGTCAGGCATGGAGATTTTGGGAGCCTTTAGGTGCATTTCTGGCATCTTGAATTTGGGCCCCTTCAATTTACCCTCTGAACCTTCAATGTTAATTTCAGGAGTTTCAACATCTACTTTTGGACCCTTGATGTCCACCTCGGGACCCTTGAGGTCACCTTCTACTTTTGGCAAAGATACATCCACATCACCCTTCAGTTTGGGACCCTTCAGATTAAAGTCAAGGTCAGGCATGGAGATCTTGGGAGCTTTGATGTTCATCTCTGGCATCTTGAATTTGGGACCCTTCAGTTTCACATCTGGACATTCAATATTCACATCTGGGACATCAATGTCCACTTTGGGGCCCTTGATGTCAACTTCAGGGCCCTTGAGGTCACCTTCCACCTTAGGCAGAGAAACATCCACATCTCCCTTTACTTTGGGTCCTTTCAGATTTAAGTCAAGGTCAGGCATGGAGATCTTGGGAGCTTTGATGTTCATCTCTGGCATCTTGAACTTAGGGCCCTTCAGTTTTGCATCTGGACCTTCAATGTTCACATCTGGAACATCAATGTCCACCTTGGGTCCGGAGACGTCTATGTCGGCCTTGGGCAGGTTCACATCCACTTCTGGGCCCTCTCCCttgaagccaggcatgctgaacTTGGGCATTTTCACCTTGGGCATTTTCAGGTGCCAGTCTGGGCCATGAACGTCCACATCTGGGACATCAATGTCCACTTTGGGGCCCTTGATGTCAACTTCAGGGCCCTTGAGGTCACCTTCAACTTTGGGCAAAGAAACATCCACATCACCTTTCACCGTGGGGCCCTTCAAGTTTAAATCAACATCAGGCATGGAGATCTTGGGAGCTTTGATATTTATGTCAGGCATCTTGAATTTGGGGCCTTTTAAGCCTCCGTCTAGACCTTCCACTTTGACTTCTGGGCCCTCAATGTCCATTCTGGGACCCTCTATGTTGATATCTCCTTTCGGCAGATCCACAGCCATATCTGGTCCTTCTGCTTTTAACCCAGGCACGCTGAACTTGGGCATTTTCATCTTGGGCATTTTCAAATTCCAGTCTGGACCATGAACATCCACATCAGGTGCATCCAGATGAATTTCTGGTGCCTTAATATCCACTTTGGGTCCTTTAAGTTCACCTTCTAAATGAGGACCTGCAACATCTAAGTCTCCTTTGACTTTAGGACCTTTCAGATTTAACTCCACATCAGGCATTGACACTTTAGGAGATGAAATACTTAGGAAAGGCATTTTGAACTTGGGTCCTTTCACCTTTCCTTGGACCTCAACATCAGGAGCATTAATGTCAACTTTTGGACCTGTTACATCAAGATCTGGCTTTTTGACCTTGACATCTACCTCAGGTGTCTGAACTTTGGAGCCCGAAAAATTAAATTTGGGAAGCTTAAAACGTGATTTCTTTGACTTGCCTTCAATATTCAGCTTAGGACCAGAAATGTCCACTTCTGGGCCCTTTATATCCAACTTGGGAGCTTTAATATCACCTTCCAATTTTGGCCCAGAAACATCAACATCTCCCTTAAGTTTTGAGCCCTTCAAATTCAGGTCAATTTCTGGCATGGAGATCTTAGGCATGTTTCCATGCATGTCAGGCATCTTCAGCTTTGGACCTTTTAATTTGCCTTCTGGGCCATGAATTTCAATATCAGGTGCATCTACATCCATCTTCGGCCCTTTGATGTCAAGAGAAGGCCCTTTCAAATCACCTTCTACATTTGGAAGTGAAACATCCACCTCTCCTTTCACTTTAGGGCCTTTAAGATTAAGGTCCAGATCTGGCATGGAGATCTTAGGAGCTTTGATATTCATTTCTGGCATCTTGAACTTGGGACCCTTCAGTTTAGCATCTGGACCTTCAATGTTCACATCTGGAACGTTAATATCCACCTTGGGTCCAGAGACATCTATATCAGCCTTGGGCAGGTTCACATCCACTTCTGGGCCTTCTCctttgaagccaggcatgctCATCTTGGGCATTTTTATCTTGGGCATCTTTAGGTGCCAGTCAGGGCCATGAACATCCACATCTGGGACATCAACGTCCACCGTGGGGCCTTTAATATCCACTTCAGGAACTTTCATCTCACCTTCAACTTTTGGTAAAGACACATCAACATCTCCCTTCACTTTGGGGCCCTTCAGGTTAAGATCGATGTCAGGCATGGAGATCTTGGGGGCTTTGATGTTCATCTCTGGCATCTTGAACTTAGGACCCTTGAGCTTCCCTTCAGGACCTTCAAGGCTCACATCAGGGCCTTCAATGTCCACTTTGGGACCTGAGATGTCAATATCAGCTTTAGGCAGGTTCACATCCACTTCTGGGCCCTCTCctttgaagccaggcatgctAATCTTGGGCATTTTCATCTTGGGCATCTTCAGGTGCCAGTCTGGGCCGTGAACGTCCACATCTGGGACAGCAACATCCACTTTGGGGCCTTTGATGTCAACTTCAGGGGCCTTTAAGTCACCTTCCACCTTAGGCAGAGAAACATCCATATCTCCTTTCACCTTGGGACCTTTCAGGTGTAAATCAAAGTCAGGCATGGAGATCTTGGGGGCTTTGATGTTCATCTCTGGCATCTTGAATTTAGGACCTTTCACCTTTCCTTCTGGTCCTTCAAGGTTAACATCAGGGCCTTCAATGTCCACCTTGGGTGCTGACACATCAATGTCAGCCTTGGGCAGGTTCACATCAACTTCCGGGCCCTCTCctttgaagccaggcatgctgaacTTGGGCATTTTCATCTTGGGCATCTTCAGGTGCCAGTCTGGGCCTTGAACATCCACATCAGGGACATCAATGTCCACTTTGGGACCTTTGAGGTCAATTTCAGGTCCTTTAATATCTCCCTCTACCTTGGGGCATGTGACATCCACATCACCTTTTATCTTTGGACCTGTCAGATTAAGATCAATATCTGGCATGGATATCTTTGgagttttaaaatgcatttcaggCATTTTAAACTTTGGGCTTTTCCACTTTCCTTCTGGTCCTTCAAGATGAACATCAGGGCCTTCAATGTCCACTTTGGGTCCCGAGACATCAATGTCGGCCTTGGGCAAgttcacatccacatctgggccctctcctttgaagccaggcatgctAATCTTGGGCATTTTCATCTTGGGCATCTTCAGGTGCCAGTCTGGGCCATGAACATCCACATCTGGGACATCAATGTCCACTTTGGGGCCTTTGATGTCAACATCAGGAGCCTTTAGGTCACCTTCCACTTTAGGCAGAGAAACATCCACATCTCCTTTCACCTTAGGACCTTTCAGGTGTAGATCAAAGTCAGGCATGGAGATCTTGGGGGCTTTGATGTTCATCTCTGGCATCTTGAACTTAGGACCCTTGAGATTCCCTTCAGGACCTTCAAGGCTCACATCAGGGCCTTCAATATCCACCTTGGGTCCAGAGATATCAATGTCAGCTTTAGGCAGGTTCACATCCACTTCTGGGCCCTCTCctttgaagccaggcatgctgaacTTGGGCATTTTCATCTTGGGCATCTTCAGGTGCCAGTCTGGGCCGTGAACATCCACATCTGGGACAGCAACATCCACTTTGGGGCCTTTGATGTCAACTTCAGGGGCCTCTAGGTCACCTTCCACCTTAGGCAGAGAAATATCCACATCTCCTTTCACCTTAGGGCCTTTCAGGTGTAAATCAAAGTCAGGCATGGAGATCTTGGGGGCTTTGATGTTCATCTCTGGCATCTTGAACTTAGGACCTTTCAACTTTCCATCTGGTCCTTCAAGGTTAACCTCTGGGCCTTCAATGTCCACCTTGGGGCCAGAGATGTCAATGTCAGCCTTGGGCAGGTTCACATCCACCTCAGGGCCTTCTCCTTTGAAGCTAGGCACGCTAAATTTAGGCATTTTCATCTTGGGCATCTTCAGGTGCCAGTCAGGGCCTTGAACATCCACATCAGGGACATCAATGTCCACTTTGGGGCCTTTGATGTCCACATCTGGCACTTTCATTTCACCTTCTATCTTGGGCACAGACACATCCACATCCCCTTTGACTTTAGGGCCTTTCAAGTTTAAGTCCACATCAGGCATGGAGATCTTGGGGGCCTTGAAGTGCATCTCGGGCATCTTAAACTTAGGACCCTTGAGCTTTCCTTCAGGGCCCTCAAGGCTCACATCTGGGGCTTCAATGTCCACCTTTGGCCCAGAGACATCAATGTCAGCCTTGGGCAGGTTAACGTTCACATCTGGACCCTGGCctttgaagcctggcatgctgaattTAGGCATTTTCATCTTGGGCATCTTTAGGTGCCAGTCAGGGCCTTGAACGTCTACATCAGGGACATCGATGTCCACTTTGGGGCCTTTGATGTTCACATCTGGCACTTTCATTTCACCTTCTATCTTGGGGACAGACACATCCACATCCCCTTTGACTTTAGGGCCCTTCAAATTTAAGTCCACATCAGGCATGGAGATCTTGGGAGCCTTGAAGTGCATCTCGGGCATCTTGAACTTGGGACCCTTGAGCTTTCCTTCAGGGCCCTCAAGGCTCACATCTGGGGCTTCAATGTCCACCTTGGGGCCAGAGATGTCAATGTCAGCTTTAGGCAGATTCACATCCACCTCAGGGCCCTCTCCTTTAAAGCCAGGCATGCTGAACTTGGGCATTTTCATCTTGGGCATCTTCAGGTGCCACTCAGGGCCCTCGACATCCACATCTGGGACATCAATGTCCACTTTGGGGCCTTTGATGTCCACATCTGGCACTTTCATTTCACCTTCTATCTTGGGCACAGACACATCCACATCCCCTTTGACTTTGGGGCCTTTCAAGTTTAAGTCCACATCAGGCATGGAGATCTTGGGGGCCTTGAAGTGCATCTCGGGCATCTTGAACTTGGGACCCTTGAGCTTTCCTTCAGGGCCCTCAAGGCTCACATCTGGGGCTTCAATGTCCACCTTTGGCCCAGAGACATCAATGTCAGCCTTGGGCAGGTTCACGTCCACATCTGGGCCCTGGCctttgaagcctggcatgctgaattTAGGCATTTTCATCTTGGGCATCTTCAGGTGCCAGTCAGGGCCCTGTACATCCACATCTGGGACATCGATGTCCACTTTGGGGCCTTTGATGTCCACATCTGGCACTTTCATTTCACCTTCTATCTTGGGCATAGACACATCCACATCCCCTTTAACTTTGGGGCCCTTCAAGTTTAAGTCCACATCAGGCATGGAGATCTTGGGGGCCTTGAAGTGCATCTCAGGCATCTTAAACTTAGGGCCTTTCAACTTTGCATCAGGACACTCCAGATCAACATCAGGCACCTCCACATCCACACTGGGGCCTTTCAAATCTCCCTCCAATTTTGGCACAGACACATCCAAATCCCCTTTGACTTTGGGGCCTTTCAAGTGTAAGTCCACATCAGGCATGGAGATCTTGGGGGCCTTGAAGTGCATCTCAGGCATCTTAAATTTAGGGCCTTTCAACTTTGCATCAGGACACTCCAGATCAACATCAGGCACCTCCACATCCACACTGGGACCTTTGATGTCAACTTGAGGACCTTTGAGATCACCTTCTAGTTCTGGCACAGAAACATCCATCTCTCCTTTCAGTTTCGGTCCCTTCAAATTCAAGTCCACATCTGGCATGGAGATCTTGGGAGCTTTGATATTCAACTTAGGCATCTTAAATTTAGAGCCTTTCAATTTTCCTTCTGGCCCCTCAAGACTCACATCTGGGGCTTCAATGTCCACCTTGGGGCCAGAGACGTCAATGTCAGCTTTAGGCAGGTTCACATCCACCTCTGGGCCCTCTCCTTTAAAGCCAGGCATGCTGAACTTGGGCATTTTCACCTTGGGCATCTTCAGGTGCCACTCAGGGCCTTTGACATCGACATCTGGGACATCAACGTCCACTTTGGGGCCTTTGATGTCCACATCTGGCACTTTCATTTCACCTTCTATCTTGGGCACAGACACATCCACATCCCCTTTGACTTTGGGGCCTTTCAAGTTTAAGTCCACATCAGGCATGGAGATCTTGGGAGCCTTGAAGTGCATCTCGGGCATCTTAAACTTGGGCCCCTTAAGCTTTCCTTCTGGACATTCAATATCTATATCACCAACATCCACATCCATTTTAGGGGCTTTCACATCAATTCCAGGACCTTTCAAGTCTCCTTCCACTTTAGGAACAGAAACATCTACATCAGTTTTAAGTTTAGAGGATTTCAGATTAAGTCCAACATCAGGCATGGAGATTTTGTGCGTCTGTATATGCATGCTTGGCATCTTGAATTTGGGGCCCTTTAGTTTCCCCTCTGGACCTTCAATATTTACATCTGGGGCATCAATGTCCACCTTGGGTCCTGAGATGTCAATGTCAGCCTTGGGCAAGTTCACATCCACTTCTGGGCCCTCTCCTTTGAAGCCAGGCATACTGAACTTGGGCATTTTCACCTTGGGCATCTTCAGGTGCCAGTCTGGGCCATGAACTCCTGCATCTGGTGCATTAATGTCCACTTTTGGACCTTTAATGTCAATATCAGGGGCTTTAATCTCTCCTTCTACTTTTGGAACTGTAATGTCATAATCTCCTTTCATTTTAGGGCCTTTCAAATGCAGACTGACATCTGGCATGGATATCTTCTGAGGCTTTATATTCATTTCTGGCAATTTGAACTTAGGACCTTTTACTTTTGCATCGGGACCTTCAATgttcacatctggaacttcaacaTCCACCTTCGGTCCTGAGATGTCTATGTCGGCCTTGGGCAGGTTCACATCCACTTCTGGGCCCTCTCctttgaagccaggcatgctgaacTTGGGCATTTTTATCTTGGGCATCTTCAGGTGCCAGTCTGGGCCTTGAACATCTACATCTGGGATATCAACGTCCACTTTGGGGCCTTTGATGTCCACATCTGGCCCTTTCAGATCCCCTTCAACTTTGGGCAGAGAAACATCCACGTCCCCTTTCATCTTGGGGCCCTTGAGGTTTAAATCAATGTCAGGCATGGAGACCTTTGGAGTTTTGAAGTGCATCTCAGGCATCTTAAACTTAGGACCCTTGAGCTTTCCTTCTGGCCCCTCAAGGCTCACATCTGGGGCTTCAATGTCCACCTTTGGCCCAGAGATGTCAATGTCAGCTTTAGGCAGATTCACATCCACCTCAGGGCCCTCTCCTTTGAAGCCAGGCACGCTAAATTTAGGCATTTTCATCTTGGGCATCTTCAGGTGCCACTCAGGGCCTTGAACGTCCACATCAGGGACATCGATGTCCACTTTGGGGCCTTTGATGTCCACATCTGGCACTTTCATGTCACCTTCTATCTTGGGCACAGACACATCCACATCCCCTTTGACTTTGGGGCCTTTCAAGTTTAAGTCCACATCAGGCATGGAGATCTTGGGAGCCTTGAAGTGCATCTCAGGCATCTTGAACTTGGGACCCTTGAG
This window of the Capra hircus breed San Clemente chromosome 29, ASM170441v1, whole genome shotgun sequence genome carries:
- the AHNAK gene encoding neuroblast differentiation-associated protein AHNAK isoform X2, which gives rise to MEKEEETTRELLLPNWQGSGSHGLTITQRDDGVFVQEVMQNSPAARTGVVKEGDQIVGATIYFDNLQSGEVTQLLNTMGHHTVGLKLHRKGDRSPEPGQTWTHEVFSSHSSEVVLSGDDEEYQRIYTTKIKPRLKSEDGVEGDAGETQSRTITVTRRVTAYTVDVTSREGAKDIDISSPEFKIKIPRHELTEISTVDVETQPGKTVIRLPSGSGAGSPTTGSSMDIQAGSISAAGPELPGAGHSKIQVTVPGVKVGSPGVSVNAKGLDLGSKGGIQVPGVDISSSLGGGAVEGQGPSLDGKIKFPTMKVPKFGVSVGPEGQAPEAGLSVSPPELSVGHKGGKPGLTVGGSIQTPQLEVSAPSANIEGLEGKLKGPQITGPSVEGGLGLKGAKPQGSLGVDISVPQIEGSISGSRVEVQAPDIDIHGPGGKVSVPKVKAPQLSVSGSKGDRPGIDVALPTGEVTLPGVSGNVGLPEVASGDLEGKLRGPKFKAPEMTIQKPKISMQDVDLSLGSSKLKGDIKVSAPGVQGDVKGPQVAVKGAKVNTETPSLEGTMTGPKLSGPSGKAGTCSISMADVDLNVAAPKVKGGVDVMLPKVEGKVSVPEVDVKGPKVDVSAPDVEVHGPDWNLKMPKMKMPKFSTPGVKGEGPDVDVTLPKGDVSISGPKVNVDAPNVNIGGLAGNLKGPDVQLPEVSVKTPKLSIPDVDLHVKGPKVKGEYDVTAPTLEGELKGPKVGIDVPNVDIQGPDWHLKMPKMKMPKFTVPGFKAEGPEVNVNLPKPDVDLSGPKVDVSVPDVSIEGPEGKLKGPKFKMPEMNIKAPKISIPDVDLHLKGPSVKGEYDVTVPKVEGEIKVPDVELKSAKVDIDAPDVDVHGPDWHLKMPKMKMPKFSMPGFKGEGPEVDVNLPKTDIDIAKPKVDVEGPDVNIEGPEGKLKGPKFRMPEMNIKAPKISMPDVDLHMKGPKVKGEYDVTVPKLEGDLKGPKVDLSAPEVDVHGPDWNLKMPKMKMPKFTMPSLKGEGPELDVNLPKADLDISAPKVDISAPDLSLEGPEGKLKGPKFKMPEMHFRAPKMTLPDVDMDLRGPKMKGSLDVSAPKIEGEMKAPEVDIKGPKLDVKAPDVEVQGADWSLKMPKMKMPKFSMPGFKGQGPDVDVNLPKADIDVSGPKVDIEAPDVSLEGPEGKLKGPKFKMPEMHFKAPKISMPDVDLNLKGPKVKGDVDVSVPKIEGEMKVPDVDIKGPKVDVDVPDVDVEGPEWHLKMPKMKMPKFSMPGFKGEGPEVDVNLPKADIDISGPKVDIEAPDVSLEGPEGKLKGPKFKMPEMHFKAPKISMPDVDLNLKGPKVKGDVDVSVPKIEGEMKVPDMDIKGPKVDIDVPDVDVEGPEWHLKMPKVKMPKFSMPGFKGEGPEVDVNLPKADIDISGPKVDIEAPDVSLEGPEGKLKGPKFKMPEMHFKAPKISMPDVDLNLKGPKVKGDVDVSVPKIEGDMKVPDVDIKGPKVDIDVPDVDVQGPEWHLKMPKMKMPKFSVPGFKGEGPEVDVNLPKADIDISGPKVDIEAPDVSLEGPEGKLKGPKFKMPEMHFKTPKVSMPDIDLNLKGPKMKGDVDVSLPKVEGDLKGPDVDIKGPKVDVDIPDVDVQGPDWHLKMPKIKMPKFSMPGFKGEGPEVDVNLPKADIDISGPKVDVEVPDVNIEGPDAKVKGPKFKLPEMNIKPQKISMPDVSLHLKGPKMKGDYDITVPKVEGEIKAPDIDIKGPKVDINAPDAGVHGPDWHLKMPKVKMPKFSMPGFKGEGPEVDVNLPKADIDISGPKVDIDAPDVNIEGPEGKLKGPKFKMPSMHIQTHKISMPDVGLNLKSSKLKTDVDVSVPKVEGDLKGPGIDVKAPKMDVDVGDIDIECPEGKLKGPKFKMPEMHFKAPKISMPDVDLNLKGPKVKGDVDVSVPKIEGEMKVPDVDIKGPKVDVDVPDVDVKGPEWHLKMPKVKMPKFSMPGFKGEGPEVDVNLPKADIDVSGPKVDIEAPDVSLEGPEGKLKGSKFKMPKLNIKAPKISMPDVDLNLKGPKLKGEMDVSVPELEGDLKGPQVDIKGPSVDVEVPDVDLECPDAKLKGPKFKMPEMHFKAPKISMPDVDLHLKGPKVKGDLDVSVPKLEGDLKGPSVDVEVPDVDLECPDAKLKGPKFKMPEMHFKAPKISMPDVDLNLKGPKVKGDVDVSMPKIEGEMKVPDVDIKGPKVDIDVPDVDVQGPDWHLKMPKMKMPKFSMPGFKGQGPDVDVNLPKADIDVSGPKVDIEAPDVSLEGPEGKLKGPKFKMPEMHFKAPKISMPDVDLNLKGPKVKGDVDVSVPKIEGEMKVPDVDIKGPKVDIDVPDVDVEGPEWHLKMPKMKMPKFSMPGFKGEGPEVDVNLPKADIDISGPKVDIEAPDVSLEGPEGKLKGPKFKMPEMHFKAPKISMPDVDLNLKGPKVKGDVDVSVPKIEGEMKVPDVNIKGPKVDIDVPDVDVQGPDWHLKMPKMKMPKFSMPGFKGQGPDVNVNLPKADIDVSGPKVDIEAPDVSLEGPEGKLKGPKFKMPEMHFKAPKISMPDVDLNLKGPKVKGDVDVSVPKIEGEMKVPDVDIKGPKVDIDVPDVDVQGPDWHLKMPKMKMPKFSVPSFKGEGPEVDVNLPKADIDISGPKVDIEGPEVNLEGPDGKLKGPKFKMPEMNIKAPKISMPDFDLHLKGPKVKGDVDISLPKVEGDLEAPEVDIKGPKVDVAVPDVDVHGPDWHLKMPKMKMPKFSMPGFKGEGPEVDVNLPKADIDISGPKVDIEGPDVSLEGPEGNLKGPKFKMPEMNIKAPKISMPDFDLHLKGPKVKGDVDVSLPKVEGDLKAPDVDIKGPKVDIDVPDVDVHGPDWHLKMPKMKMPKISMPGFKGEGPDVDVNLPKADIDVSGPKVDIEGPDVHLEGPEGKWKSPKFKMPEMHFKTPKISMPDIDLNLTGPKIKGDVDVTCPKVEGDIKGPEIDLKGPKVDIDVPDVDVQGPDWHLKMPKMKMPKFSMPGFKGEGPEVDVNLPKADIDVSAPKVDIEGPDVNLEGPEGKVKGPKFKMPEMNIKAPKISMPDFDLHLKGPKVKGDMDVSLPKVEGDLKAPEVDIKGPKVDVAVPDVDVHGPDWHLKMPKMKMPKISMPGFKGEGPEVDVNLPKADIDISGPKVDIEGPDVSLEGPEGKLKGPKFKMPEMNIKAPKISMPDIDLNLKGPKVKGDVDVSLPKVEGEMKVPEVDIKGPTVDVDVPDVDVHGPDWHLKMPKIKMPKMSMPGFKGEGPEVDVNLPKADIDVSGPKVDINVPDVNIEGPDAKLKGPKFKMPEMNIKAPKISMPDLDLNLKGPKVKGEVDVSLPNVEGDLKGPSLDIKGPKMDVDAPDIEIHGPEGKLKGPKLKMPDMHGNMPKISMPEIDLNLKGSKLKGDVDVSGPKLEGDIKAPKLDIKGPEVDISGPKLNIEGKSKKSRFKLPKFNFSGSKVQTPEVDVKVKKPDLDVTGPKVDINAPDVEVQGKVKGPKFKMPFLSISSPKVSMPDVELNLKGPKVKGDLDVAGPHLEGELKGPKVDIKAPEIHLDAPDVDVHGPDWNLKMPKMKMPKFSVPGLKAEGPDMAVDLPKGDINIEGPRMDIEGPEVKVEGLDGGLKGPKFKMPDINIKAPKISMPDVDLNLKGPTVKGDVDVSLPKVEGDLKGPEVDIKGPKVDIDVPDVDVHGPDWHLKMPKVKMPKFSMPGFKGEGPEVDVNLPKADIDVSGPKVDIDVPDVNIEGPDAKLKGPKFKMPEMNIKAPKISMPDLDLNLKGPKVKGDVDVSLPKVEGDLKGPEVDIKGPKVDIDVPDVDVHGPDWHLKMPKVKMPKFSMPGFKGEGPEVDVNLPKADIDVSGPKVDIDVPDVNIEGPDAKLKGPKFKMPEMNIKAPKISMPDLDLNLKGPKVKGDVDVSLTKVEGDLKGPEVDIKGPKVDIDVPDVDVHGPDWHLKMPKVKMPKFSMPGFKGEGPEVDVNLPKADIDVSGPKVDIDVPDVNIEGPDAKLKGPKFKMPEMNIKAPKISMPDLDFNLKGPKMKGDVDISLPKVEGDLKAPEMDIKGPKLDIDAPDVSIEGPEGKLKGPKFKMPEINIKAPKISMPDFDLNLKGPNVKGDVDLSLPKVEGDLKGPEVDIEGPEGKLKGPKFKMPDVHFKTPQISMSDIDLNLKGPKIKGDLDTSIPKLEGDLKGPKIDVKGPTLDIDTPDIDIHGPEGKLKGPKFKMPDLHLKAPKISMPEVDLNLKGPKVKGDVDVSLPKVEGDLKGPEVDIKGPKVDIDVPDVDVHGPDWHLKMPKVKMPKFSMPGFKGEGPEVDVNLPKADIDVSGPKVDIDVPDVNIEGPDAKLKGPKFKMPEMNIKAPKISMPDLDLNLKGPKVKGDVDVSLPKVEGDLKGPEVDIKGPKMDIDVPDVDVHGPDWHLKMPKVKMPKFSMPGFKGEGPEVDVNLPKADIDVSGPKVDIDVPDVNIEGPDAKLKGPKFKMPEINIKAPKISMPDVDLDLKGSLGKGDFDVSVPKIEGTFKGPEVNLKGPGLDVEGPDAKLSGPRLKMPSLDISAPKVTAPDIDLHLKTPKIGISGPKLEGGELDLKGPKVDLEAPSLDVHVESPDVNIEGPDVKIPKFKKPKFGFGAKSPKADFKSPTLDVTVPEAELNIEAPEISVGGKGKKSKFKMPKIHMSGPKMKTKKQGFDLNAPGGEIDASLKSPDIDVNVAGPDASLKVDVKSPKTKKPMFGKMYFPDVEFDIKSSKFKAEASLPSPKMGGEIQVPDLDISSPGINVEGPDIKLKAPKIKAPGVDVSGPKIEGDLKGPRVQANLDAPDISIEGPDAKIKAPSFGISAPQVSIPDVNVSMKGPKIKGDVPSVGLQGPDADLQGPESKIKFPKFSMPKIGIPGVKVDGGGAEVQLPSLEGGLSAPDVKLEGPDVSLKGPKVDLPSVNLSMPKISGPDLDLNLKGPSLKGDLDVSVPSMTVHAPGLDLRGAGGNVKVEGDGVKVPGIDATAALDTGVPDVTLKGPSLQGDLAVSGDIKCPSVSVGAPDLSLEAPEGGIKLPKMKLPQFGISAPGSDVDINVKGPQVTGELKGPGMDVNLGGLNLKGPQISGPQISAPDVDLNLEGPKIKGSLGAGGEMKGPTVSLPGISVQGLEGNLQMPGMKSSGCDVALPGVNVKLPTGQISGPEIKGDLKGSGIGFRGAAPDIGVKGPSLNVASPESDFGISLKGPKIKGGVDVSGGVSAPDISLGEGHVSVKGSSGEWKGPQVSALNLDAPTFAGGLHFSGPKVEGGVKGGQVGLQGPGLSMSGPQGHLESGSGKVTFPKMKIPKFTFSGRELVGREVGVDINFPKVEASVQSGAGEGEWEESDVKLKKSKIKMPKFTFSKPKGKAGVAGSPEASVSGSKGDLKSSKASLGSLEGEAEVDTSSPKGKFSLFKSKKPSHRSNSFSDEREHSAPTTPTGTLEFEGGEVALEGGKVKGKHGKLKFGTFGGLGSKSKGHYEVTGSDDEAGKLQGSGVSSSSKKSRLSSSSSNDSGTKVGVQLPEVELTVSTKKE